The Henckelia pumila isolate YLH828 chromosome 2, ASM3356847v2, whole genome shotgun sequence genome includes a window with the following:
- the LOC140882799 gene encoding uncharacterized protein, with product MEESKGPSHAPEKKRIVVNIGRVSTHGGGGIGGVILLGGALATAALASAFIIGRKRRGGSSDNSRRNTRTPPPAAENNKDERDSEANKKECSTFLDANKQSSETTKEIEFKNDTQSMVLYEKHRIEINGVAVCDSETSEQILCSITPLRPENGAISNGGVSHLQAREKKMPPPLEIENTLAQDMKMQSSAEAAIDDNGIKKECKDFEVAEAEGEDRDAREIELMGEIHEAKCEDTMESNGNYVPVIEGGTLVLEHGKDGQESDLPVVRSPISKHENVDHDEKQDFLSSEVPEIIHDGEAIQQEEDDQLECIEGHLVHECEKCIEPDEEIIPQKGEEEKEEENVEENGYIDNTTPENRQLGDSGREDVQILAMHLPENEPISPDEMKVAEDDAVNEEIEVSFCQHKDTEDEIAKNVENEVEDSCGTIDTGIATAENEENIIDGTDGDEDLSDDYEAEQSTEGTVDTSIESNIGGGGVPAEAIHEPSIKTQQEKLVNREIEGKIQEDTTAKRGKDVLHPNKIIADNTQITNGRCNSAKTFIERYVVDLATLKSYSTNSGTRKALLVAIPVLSSVSCSWFFGLPFDKFCFVVLLTIVLSKSMIVR from the exons ATGGAGGAATCGAAGGGACCAAGCCATGCTCCAGAAAAGAAGAGAATCGTCGTGAATATCGGCAGAGTCTCTACACACGGCGGTGGAGGAATTGGAGGAGTTATTCTGTTGGGTGGCGCTTTGGCCACCGCCGCTCTCGCCTCGGCCTTTATAATCGGGAGGAAGAGACGCGGTGGTTCCAGCGACAACAGTCGCCGGAACACCCGTACTCCACCACCTGCGGCGGAGAACAACAAGGATGAACGGGATAGCGAAGCAAACAAAAAGGAGTGCTCCACTTTTCTTGATGCCAATAAGCAATCAAG TGAAACAACCAAAGAAATTGAGTTCAAGAACGATACTCAGAGCATGGTTTTG TATGAGAAGCACAGGATTGAAATCAATGGAGTTGCTGTCTGCGACAGCGAGACGAGCGAGCAAATTCTCTGCTCTATCACTCCCCTGAGACCAGAAAATGGTGCAATTTCTAATGGAGGTGTGTCCCATTTACAAGCCCGGGAGAAGAAAATGCCGCCGCCACTCGAGATCGAGAATACACTGGCACAAGATATGAAAATGCAGTCATCGGCGGAAGCAGCCATTGACGACAATGGAATTAAGAAAGAATGTAAAGATTTTGAGGTAGCGGAAGCAGAGGGAGAAGACAGGGATGCTAGAGAAATTGAATTGATGGGAGAAATCCATGAGGCGAAATGTGAAGACACCATGGAAAGCAATGGAAATTATGTGCCTGTAATAGAAGGAGGAACCTTAGTTCTAGAACACGGCAAGGATGGGCAAGAAagtgatttgccagtggttcgGAGTCCTATCAGCAAACACGAAAATGTTGATCATGATGAGAAACAAGATTTCTTGTCCAGTGAGGTGCCGGAAATAATTCATGATGGTGAAGCTATCCAGCAGGAAGAAGACGATCAGCTTGAATGCATAGAGGGACATTTGGTTCATGAATGCGAGAAATGTATTGAACCTGATGAAGAAATTATCCCACAGAAGGGCgaggaagaaaaagaagaagagaacGTTGAAGAAAATGGCTACATCGATAATACAACACCAGAGAACAGGCAACTTGGAGATTCTGGCAGGGAGGATGTGCAAATTTTGGCAATGCATTTGCCTGAAAATGAGCCGATTTCCCCTGACGAAATGAAAGTTGCAGAAGATGATGCAGTAAACGAAGAAATTGAAGTGTCATTTTGCCAGCACAAAGACACAGAAGATGAGATTGCGAAGAATGTTGAAAATGAAGTTGAGGACTCATGTGGAACAATTGATACAGGTATTGCCACAGCAGAGAATGAAGAGAATATCATTGATGGAACAGATGGTGATGAAGATTTATCAGATGACTATGAGGCAGAACAAAGCACAGAAGGAACCGTAGATACCTCCATAGAATCCAATATAGGAGGGGGAGGCGTTCCAGCCGAAGCAATTCATGAACCATCCATCAAAACTCAGCAAGAAAAGCTTGTCAATAGAGAAATAGAAGGAAAGATTCAAGAAGATACAACAGCGAAACGAGGGAAAGATGTACTCCACCCGAATAAGATCATTGCTGACAACACCCAGATTACGAATGGCAGATGCAACTCAGCTAAAACTTTTATTGAGAGGTATGTGGTGGATCTAGCAACACTGAAGAGTTATTCAACAAATTCAGGCACGCGCAAGGCGCTTCTTGTGGCCATCCCCGTCCTGTCATCAGTCTCATGTTCCTGGTTCTTCGGCCTACCATTCGACAAATTCTGCTTCGTAGTTTTATTGACCATTGTTCTGTCTAAATCCATGATCGTTAGATAG